The genomic window tattatatacatgtaacatttaCTGGTACAAACTTGCACATACACAAGTTCATGTCAGTGGCTAATGACAAAATGTCAATTTACCATAGAGGTCTGGAGACCAACATCGATAGCAACTCGTCTGACTATTACAGGAGATTTCAAAATACGGAAAATATGGACTTTAATGAGCAAATGAGTCAACGTCAAacattttgggaaaaaaatagaaatttactTTTTCTCGTTGCTGGATTGGTGGTAGGATGTTTTGTGACTGTGATCATAAGTTATGCTTTCTTTTCTCTTGGGCAGAATAAGGGACATGGAAATTGCCAGCCGTATGGTAAGAAATGTCATTAATATTTTcacttgttttctttttttttttatatgattgtgACTATTAATATGATtatgattattaaggtctttcctttttcaaaagggaaagaccttactgtatttcttctgtttattattattctttttccaccaaaatttgacaaatttatccgcgttaaccgtaagacgtgtcgcttttcATGTTCACaatttgtatcggtgtcatgaatacctatccggaactcaccctgtgagtcgaaatattttgtcggttcggagtaatccctccgaaacccaaaaaccttgttatcattccaacaccgtaaccgtaataggtagaaaaaaaacgaagggtgaaatttgttaaggaccagaccctggttcttcatTACATTTGGATCGCAAAGATTCAACGACTCGTTGCCCCTATTAatattaaccggtgtcggttggccaccaaaactcagaaaccgtaagtcgtaaacacctaggatcttcaccattcatcatcaattcatgtgactttgaaaaataccttaAGGTCAAAtatgtatgttgaccttgacctttgacctaacaccttgttagcGGATAATCTCAGCAACCTTAATACTTTCAGTAGTGTtgtatagtggaaaatgtttgggtcattaatgcgcaactttgttacattttgaccgaagagatttgacctttctgtaaggggcataactcttgttTTAGGTTTCCAAAAaggcaaaatcagcttttactatatgaccaaaggtcctagacccatgaggtcttcagcaatgacattggggacaaaggtcaaaaggtcaaaggtcaaggtcatgtcccatatagcgaattatgtgttttttacCTTATTGAAAGGagtttcagtttgttttaaagctttttaaggttgaccttgacctttgaccttacaggtttttagtcgatatctcaaaaacgattgtacttacagaaatagtcaATAGTAAAAAAATGTTGAGGTGGATGAggcgcaacttttttacatttgacaatacattctacgtctatgggaacatgtattttacattacaaaaggaaagacctctcaattgttcaagaacaattgacattttaattatacATATTGTTATtcctgttatttttttcataattattgtTATTCCTGTTATTTTCTTCATAATTATTGTTATTCCTGTTTTTTCTTCATAATTATCAATTCCTGTTATCATATACATTTTAACAGCGTACATGAATTTAAACAttgtttaaaatgacaaatgaaGTGTGTGGTCTTCTTTAAACAACATTCGTTGCCACTCGCTCTCTCAGAAAGTTTGAACTCGTTTCAactgtttgtaataaatattgatTGAAAGGAGTTTTATAGAACACGTGAAAGtaacaaactttattttttagttgtaatTGACCTTGAACTAGCTTTTTAAAAGTAACTGCGAAAGCTTCTGGTATGGGTCGGTACTATTTGTCATCTGTCTCAAAATGTATGTTTTTCGTTCCATCCAATAAAACAAGGAATTCCCAACtgatttttagtttgttatcATGTTGTCCTCTTACATCATTTTCCAAGATCAGCAGGCATTCAAGTGATAAACTTTCAATGAAATTTATTAACACATTCCAATCATTGCATTATGTTTCAGATGTGACATCTGGTGCCCAAACGGAAAACCAAACATCGGTGATAGCAGACAGTGGGACAAAGGAGAACAGTGGTATGGGTATAGTTGTCTTATAAAGAGATTCTTATACTAATCAAACTTTGTCTTATCGATGAGAAACTAAATCTATTTCAATTCCACTTTCGCAAATTTATAAAGTCAACACCTCAATGTTGATTCCTATTTCTGAGGGAATTAAAAAAgcaatttggtatttttttttaaatattttgatagaatCTAAATGTTACAGTTTTttattgggttcgtgttgtttagtttTTCTATGTAGGGTTGATTTGCCATCTctcgttattttgtcattgtGGTGACAGTTTCCATTCAATATGCTTTAGTTTTGATTGAATCATTGCTACCTTTTGCctcttttttgtagttttttcttCAAAGAACATAATACTTTGCAATGTCAAATTAAATCCGGTCGTAAGATGTTGGGTAGATAAATAATGGGTCGACCGATTCCACCGAGTTTTTGCTATTAAAGAACActtggtatctgtgatgagtttattaactttatttacaaccgctaggtcgatgccactgctggtggagtttaaattcccagagggtatcactagcccagtagtcagcacttctgcactgacatgaattatcattgatatggttatatttataaattaactgtgtacaaaacttttgaattttttaaatactaaggcttttctacctcaggcattgATTACCTGAGCTGTATTTGAAAAACCTTTAGggattttggtcatcaatgctctaaaacttcttactttatttggcctatttaactttttaggattcgagcatcactgatgagtttttgtagacggaacgcgcgtttgacgtaaatacaaatttaatcctggtatctctgATGCATTTATTTAAACACCAACAAATAAAATCTAGATATGATCAATATAAATAGCAAAAACATAAATTGATACGTACATTGCACGGCTAGACATTATCATTGGCGGTTGTTGCCTTACAAATCTTTAAACGGAAACAAAAGCGAAAAATAGATATATATCACATCAAtttattaatcaaaatttcatataaaacGACCAATCAACCAAGAATggataaaaaacaataaaacaatctGTACATTctttaggtttaaaaaaaatattcgtgGCATGTACTGGAAATAGACAATCAGTATTGGACGCTTGGAGAAATTCATCCATGGGAGGGGACATCAGCAACATTAAAGACTCGTGTACCAATCGACACCTCAGGAGTACATTGATTGACAACTGGAATGGATCACTCATTGATAAGGTATGAATAAATTCATTTCATCTTTTAAGCGAACATGATATCTGTCCGAACTGTCTCGTTGTAATAAAAAGACTAGACGATAAGCAAGCAACACATGATCAATCATAATTATATATAGTATACGTTTTCTGTTCTAATttaattcaagaaaaaaatatttaaataaatattctcagataacaaaaaaatagaaaaaaatcataattataaaaaaagaaaccaaTAGAAATGATTATACTAGTGTCTGTCAAAAGGCTAAATCGGCTGAATATTTCTTTATATAATCAGTGGAGTGTAACAGGGAACATCAAGAGAAGCTTGCATGGACACGTACCATACAAGATTAGATAAATAGATAATATATTTCACGATATATTGTTTGGTTGTTAAGGTATGAcatcaaaaaatgaatgaaggataaaaaagaaacttaattcaaatagtttgggagCGAGgttaaaattgctgcaagttttgttttattgaaatcgattttatatttaattattggtcaatcaatttttcccaaaataAGTTAAGAAGAGGTAATGGttggggtcagtgaaaaaactatacgaataaagtttttttttatcctacattgaacttttgatgtcgtccatAAACTTTAGATAAACGTGAGTAATcaattataaattcataaatagGGACCGGAGTAAATGGTAAAAAGcggtattttttaaaattattatatgcaaattttgtattttctatcaaattGGAGAGGTGGTGCACTCGAATACCTATTGCAGTATATCAATTTCATTTCAGGTGAAAGTTGAGCTATTCAGAAATGAACAATTAGCTGTAGAGATGTTTTTTGATGGTCGAGGTTCAACAAGTTCCAATTGGTTCACCCGGAAACGACTACGTTCTAATTCTTTTAACGATCTGACGCAAATGTCTACCTTCAACTTTTTCTCAATGAATGGGTAATTAATCTGCAATAAATACTCGAAACTAGATCTAACCATGGAATTTATATATTGCAAAATATGTCATGACAATATGAATTTCAAGGGACGTGGGTTATATTTGAACGAGACAGCAACCAGACTGAAACagtttaaacaaaataacaagcATCTCGAGGTCAACGACGGCAAACAGTTATTGGCTTATGGTTCTAGTAGGTTGATATATTGGTTATCATGTACTTAAGGTAGTGTCAAAGGCATAGCCATTTGTAAATGGAACGTGCATGACATAGAGATAAACATAGCTggttatttgcatattttctctTGAAAAACTTTATGAATAAAATGCCATGCCGTGATGCCATGCAACCATAAATGTGTCCTCAACCTggtataaaattaagaatggaaatggggaatgtgtcaaagagacgataacccgaccatagaacagacaacagcagaaggtcaccaatgggtcttcaatgcaccgagaaattcccgtacccggagtccttcagctggcccacaAACAAATATGCCTGTAAAGGACTTGagatccttttttttattttgataaaaaaaaaaacattgtgaaATAAGTACCATTGTCGACAATGGTGTCAACACTTAGTACTTTGCATTCTAGTGATCAAACAGTGGACCGCCATTTTTTCATCAATCGAAACTACGGAGGCTGTGCAAACGATAAAGGATGGATGGTAGTGATTGACAAGGCTGATGCAAATTACCGACCCTGCAAGTTTGATAAGTTACATGGAAAGGCCTATCCATATATACTGTATGGCC from Mytilus galloprovincialis chromosome 5, xbMytGall1.hap1.1, whole genome shotgun sequence includes these protein-coding regions:
- the LOC143074680 gene encoding uncharacterized protein LOC143074680, which encodes MSVANDKMSIYHRGLETNIDSNSSDYYRRFQNTENMDFNEQMSQRQTFWEKNRNLLFLVAGLVVGCFVTVIISYAFFSLGQNKGHGNCQPYDVTSGAQTENQTSVIADSGTKENSGLKKIFVACTGNRQSVLDAWRNSSMGGDISNIKDSCTNRHLRSTLIDNWNGSLIDKVKVELFRNEQLAVEMFFDGRGSTSSNWFTRKRLRSNSFNDLTQMSTFNFFSMNGDQTVDRHFFINRNYGGCANDKGWMVVIDKADANYRPCKFDKLHGKAYPYILYGPDQQIAHYDYGLYAVADMMVISISTLG